From a single Verrucomicrobiia bacterium genomic region:
- a CDS encoding roadblock/LC7 domain-containing protein, with translation MATLPQLIEEDIQQVDAALRELLKHTEATTAIIIDKGGFLITHQGDARQFDLTTIAALASGAYLANQTIANLVNETNFNSVYQQGENFSMFALCVDEHCLLVVIFRAELSVGAIKYFAMPAAEKIAEQMKMAREREPGTGLDLSVLNLADPSEVFKRKAAPPRGH, from the coding sequence ATGGCTACTCTGCCCCAACTTATCGAGGAGGATATCCAGCAGGTCGACGCGGCCTTGCGGGAGTTGCTGAAGCACACGGAGGCAACCACCGCGATCATCATCGACAAGGGCGGATTCCTGATCACGCACCAGGGCGACGCGCGGCAGTTTGACCTGACCACGATCGCTGCGCTGGCATCGGGCGCCTACCTGGCGAACCAGACCATTGCCAACCTGGTCAACGAAACCAATTTCAACAGCGTTTATCAACAGGGCGAAAATTTCAGCATGTTCGCGCTCTGCGTGGATGAGCACTGCCTCCTGGTGGTGATCTTCCGGGCGGAACTCAGCGTTGGCGCCATCAAGTATTTCGCAATGCCGGCCGCTGAGAAGATTGCGGAACAGATGAAGATGGCTCGCGAACGGGAACCCGGAACCGGTCTTGACCTTTCAGTTTTGAACCTCGCTGATCCAAGCGAGGTCTTTAAACGCAAAGCCGCGCCTCCTCGCGGCCATTGA